One window of uncultured Methanoregula sp. genomic DNA carries:
- a CDS encoding YkgJ family cysteine cluster protein — protein sequence MIFVQDCLQCGRCCEKWGWGQKGIPEDLIPWIQNDRQDILRHVGIRLAGGRQQTGRNLDLADLSRVTRIDYWVDPDGRTLTHCPFYYRADDGKVYCRIHDTKPAVCIGFTPWNEGIRDYALNCPACRSNIP from the coding sequence ATGATATTTGTCCAGGATTGCCTGCAGTGCGGCCGGTGCTGCGAGAAATGGGGCTGGGGCCAGAAAGGGATCCCTGAGGATCTCATCCCGTGGATCCAGAATGATCGCCAGGATATCCTCCGGCATGTCGGGATCCGGCTTGCGGGAGGCCGGCAGCAAACCGGCAGGAATCTTGACCTTGCCGATCTCTCCCGGGTGACCCGTATCGATTACTGGGTCGATCCCGATGGCAGAACGCTTACTCACTGCCCGTTCTATTACCGGGCCGATGACGGGAAGGTCTACTGCCGGATCCACGATACCAAACCGGCCGTCTGCATAGGGTTCACTCCCTGGAACGAGGGGATACGGGATTATGCCCTGAACTGCCCGGCATGCCGGTCCAATATACCGTAA
- a CDS encoding histidine kinase N-terminal 7TM domain-containing protein, with protein MIITLLIISCLVSAFITFGLGVFAYTKNPKSDVNRLFFATMLAATYWAIGEFFIWYPGSYEGLTFWLKASSLWPFAIALMFHFVLTFTRHPLSKPEKVRELTLFLYAPAAIFSLLGIFTDAIFIIGSGSETAFVYLPTPGSLVFLAESLYLIFLMASAILFCFMAWRKSSPGKIRRQNRLLTAAVAIMVFFGGLSGVLFPLYGLHIPNVVFIGIVIFSLIIVYAIIRYGLFTLSPETAVPDLIRMMPDGLILADLNGRIITGNASAAHILGTPEKEFSGSPVEKYLPEPSYSSLRQSILDQGRVLDFEVIIDPVLNKTLSISGSMVKDPGGENAGFILIIRDVTSRKASENALAVANEKISLLTQLTRHDISNLITGLDGYLLLLQEKNAGPDEDEYISSCMEIVKKIGFQLQFTREYQDIGLHNPLWLPLGAIVERAKSDLAPHNIIITATFSEVEIYADPMVVKVIYNILENAVRHGEHLTKIMISTGMLQSRDLLIAIEDDGVGIPDQDKERIFRYGSGKNTGLGLALSRDILSVTGIRLIEIGTWGKGARFEILVPASGWRSL; from the coding sequence ATGATCATCACTCTTCTCATCATCTCCTGCCTTGTATCCGCCTTCATCACGTTCGGGCTCGGGGTTTTTGCCTATACTAAAAATCCCAAATCCGATGTCAACCGCCTCTTCTTCGCTACCATGCTTGCGGCAACCTACTGGGCCATCGGGGAATTTTTCATATGGTATCCCGGTTCGTATGAAGGTCTCACCTTCTGGCTCAAAGCCAGCTCCCTCTGGCCGTTTGCCATAGCCCTCATGTTCCATTTCGTGCTCACGTTCACCCGCCATCCGCTCTCAAAACCGGAAAAGGTCCGGGAGCTCACCCTTTTCCTTTATGCCCCGGCGGCAATTTTCTCCCTTCTCGGAATATTCACGGATGCAATTTTTATCATCGGGTCCGGTAGCGAGACTGCTTTTGTCTACCTGCCCACCCCGGGGAGCCTCGTATTTCTCGCCGAATCCCTCTATCTTATTTTCCTTATGGCAAGTGCCATCCTCTTCTGCTTCATGGCCTGGCGGAAGTCTTCCCCGGGGAAGATCCGCAGGCAGAACCGGCTGCTTACTGCTGCCGTTGCCATCATGGTCTTTTTTGGCGGCCTGTCGGGTGTACTTTTCCCGTTGTACGGATTGCATATCCCCAATGTCGTGTTCATCGGGATCGTGATCTTTTCCTTAATCATCGTATACGCCATCATCCGGTACGGGCTATTTACGCTCAGCCCGGAGACCGCAGTTCCCGACCTCATCCGGATGATGCCGGACGGCCTGATCCTCGCCGACCTGAACGGCAGGATCATCACGGGAAATGCCTCCGCTGCCCATATTCTCGGGACCCCGGAAAAAGAGTTCTCCGGAAGTCCGGTTGAAAAATACCTGCCCGAACCCTCGTATAGCTCTCTCCGGCAGTCAATCCTGGACCAGGGTCGGGTCCTTGATTTTGAAGTTATCATCGATCCCGTCCTCAATAAAACCCTCAGTATTTCCGGCTCTATGGTAAAAGATCCGGGAGGAGAAAATGCGGGTTTCATCCTCATCATCCGGGACGTCACCAGCAGGAAAGCATCCGAGAATGCTCTTGCCGTGGCAAACGAGAAGATCTCCCTCTTGACGCAGCTCACCCGGCATGATATCAGCAATCTCATCACCGGCCTCGACGGGTACCTCCTCCTCCTGCAGGAGAAAAACGCCGGGCCGGATGAAGACGAATACATCAGCTCGTGCATGGAAATTGTGAAAAAAATCGGTTTCCAGCTTCAGTTCACCCGCGAGTACCAGGACATCGGCCTTCACAACCCGCTCTGGCTGCCTCTTGGAGCGATTGTCGAACGGGCAAAGAGCGATCTCGCTCCCCATAACATAATAATCACGGCAACGTTTTCCGAGGTCGAGATCTATGCTGATCCGATGGTAGTCAAGGTTATCTATAATATCCTTGAGAATGCCGTTCGTCACGGGGAACATCTCACTAAGATTATGATTTCGACCGGGATGCTGCAGAGCCGGGATCTTCTCATAGCAATCGAAGATGATGGCGTCGGCATTCCGGATCAGGACAAGGAGCGGATCTTCCGGTACGGGAGCGGAAAGAATACCGGTCTTGGCCTGGCTCTTTCCCGCGATATCCTGTCGGTGACCGGTATCCGGCTTATCGAGATCGGCACCTGGGGCAAAGGTGCCCGGTTCGAGATCCTCGTGCCGGCCTCAGGCTGGAGATCTCTCTGA